The genomic window CAATGAGAACAGCACGGACAGGCCGGACGCTCACAGGCACACGACAGAGGCGGCACAGAGTGCAGCAGCAGCGCAGCCCCCAGAGACCGGCGATCAGAAGCCCCCAACCCCATTTCTTGCTAACTAATCACACCAGGCCACCAGTATGGGCCTTATCTCTGTCCCTCTGACTGACATGGGGGCTGAGACTGCCTCACTGCCCAGGGGCTCTGTGGAGCAGAAATGAAGCCATTCactggagggcagggagccctCAGCTCCCAGGGAGCCCAAGGTGTGTCTGTGCCTGGGTCCCTGGCCACACAGACCTGCACGGTGTCACAGGAAGCAGCGGGATGCTCTTTTGGGAGGGTACTAAGGGCCGGTGTTTGTGCGAGTTTCTTTTATAGGTGGGCCTGGCCCATCTGAGTGCTGCGCTCGCATGCACAGGCCACCGTGGGGGCACCATTCGTGCACTTCTGGAAAATAGCCCTTGAAGCTGTCTCATGATTCCTAACCATTTTCAAAAGGTTTTGACTTGGGAAAAGAACAGTGAGAATGGGCTCTTGGCCGTTTGAGAGCTTGCTGATGACCACACATGCTTGGCTCTGGCCAGCGGGCTGCGTCGTCACCCAGAGGTAAAGACGACTCCCTGCTGACTCCCTGCATGTCTGTCCCCCGCTTTCAGGGTGACAGAAAACAGCAGCGCGGGCATCCTGCCAGAGAGCAGCATTAGCGCCACGAGCAGCTGCCTAAACGCTGCTGGCCGGCGCTATGCTTGGGCAGGCTGAGGCGCCAGTAGAGCAGGGACCTGACTGGGGATGGAGAGCTTTTGAGGAGGCCGGCCATTTACTGTGCCGCAGCAAGGGATGGTGCGGATTTCAAGAGGCTAATGTCGAGAAGCTGCGGGGAAGTTTCTGGGCAGCCAGGCAGCATGCACACGGGCAAGCCTCTCTAGCTCTGAAGAGGCTGGACGAGAACCTGGACTGGCCACACAGCCCACGgcccccaggagcctgggaaggtCACCTTTACATGCTAGGGCCTGGGTATTCCACCTAATGAGGCGGAGCACGTAACGGGGAAGGAGAACAGGGTATAGTTACTAGGGATGGGGCATTTCTCACAGCCCCCAGGGAAGGAGTACCAGCGGCCGAGAGGCATGCTCAGGAGGAAAGCCCTTCTTCCACAGTGCCCATTAAATGCCAGTTCCCCACAGGAAGTTGGACAAGAGTAACCCTTGACACTGTTTTGCAAATATCCCCATCTTTTGGGAAACCCAACTCTGCCCTCTTAGGGCACTCAGGAGATAGCTCTCTAAGGGAGCTTCAGGCCTGTCTCCTGAGTTCTTCCCAGGTCTGCATCTATACTGGCCTGGAGTGGGTTCTGTGGGAGTAGAAGAGAGAGCAAGGCTGGGACAGAACGGCAAAGGCTTCTTCTGCTGGAGGCACTGGGAGGGACCAGGCAGAGGGGTGAGGGGGGTGACCACGCTCCCTCTCTCATGGTGCTCCTGTTCTCCTCCCAGCAGTCCtccttgggggtggggcagatgTTGAACAGCAGGCTAGACCCTTGCCTGGACCCCGCTCTGAGACCACACCACGCCAGCAAGGAGTCAGGGGAGGGACAGTATCAATCTGACTCTGCTTGCACAGTAACTCAGAGCCAAGAACTGTGTTTCGGCTCTACCCGAGAGTCCTGTCTGCCAGACACTGCCACCCGCCCCCACCCGCCCACAGCAGAGCAAGGCCTGTGCCTCCACTGCCTTGAAAATCAAATGATGCTGCAGAACCTTAAGGTTCTCAAAGTCCTTCTGGTACTTCTCCCGCAGCGTGGCCGCATCGCCCTCCAGGTCCTTGTGCTCCAGCTCCTCCCGCATGATGTCCATCTGGGCCTCCAGCTCCTGGATACGCTCCCTCAGCCCCGTCATGGAGTCGGCCTCTCCCTTGGTGGCCTGCAGAGCCCCCCGGGACTGGCTGGCGGgccagctggaggaggggcactGGTGGGGGCTGCCCGGGGGCTCGGGGGCCGGTGGGGCTTCGGGCAGCTGGCGCTGGTAGTGGCGCAGGGCCTCCTGCAGACCCCGCAAGCTTTGTGAGTAGTGCTCCTGCAAGGTCCGCAGCTCCTCCTCGTGGATGGTCTGCAGCTCTTTGATCTTGAGCTGGAACTTGTCCTCCAGGCTCTGCATCTGCTCCACGTGGTGTCGCTCCATGTCCTGCCGGTCTCTGACCGAGGCATCCAGCTGGCTCAGGACCCTGCTGTGCTCGGCCTGCAGTGTGTCCCCTGCTCGGTTCAGCTGCTCCACCACACACCTGATCTCTTCCTCATACCTCCCCTGCAGGGCGAACATATTCTCACTGTGCTTGCTTTCCACTTCTTCCAGACGCCTCTGCTGATGGcccagctgggtgaccttagCCTTGAGCTCGGCATTTTCCCTCTCAACAATGGCAATCACTTCCAGGTACTCACTCTTCTGCTTCCGGAGAAGGTCCTCGTACTCCTCCCTCAGGGCCCCAATGGCTTGCTCGTGCTCCTGACAGGAGGCCCCCGTGCCCTGCCAGGACTCCTTGTAGCACCGGAGCTCCTTTTCATACTCCAGCCGGATTTTGCAGGCTGCGTAACATACCTGTGCCTGAATAATTGCATCCTGAACTAATAATGAAGAATACTGACCAAGGCCTCCCAGGTAAGTGTTATAGGAGAGATTCTGGGACGCCTGGAGAAGCTTCTGACAATCTCTGACCGACTCCACAGGGGAAAGTGAGGTTAAAGCAGCAGATATCTCCCCCAAGAGGCTGGCCTTATCTTTGAGCTGCAGGGCGAGTTCTTCCTGAATAGTAACAAGGGCTCCAGAGCTCTGGTCGGACATGTAGAAGGGCTCCCGGGAGCTGGCGGCTTCCTGAGGAGTCAGTACTTCTCCTAACGGGCTAGGGTCCCAGGATGCCTGCATGCCTCCTTCAATGCCCGCGGGAAGCTTGAGGGCTTCTGAGACCTGCTGCATCACTCTCTCAAAGTCGGGGGTCCGGTAGGCTCCCAGGATGTCCCCTAGCACGCGCTTGTGCTGCCGCAGGGCCACTTGGGTGCCCTGGAGGGTCTCCTGGATGCTCTGCAACCGTCGGTGGAAGGACTCCCTCACTGACTGCAGTGCGAAGCTGAGCTCTGCCCTGACCCATGTGGCATCGGCCAGGGCAGGGACCAGGGCTGGTGGGACACTCTGCTGCCCGCCTCCCGCTGTGCCGGCAGCCTCTCCACCCAGTGTTCCCAGGTGCTTACTCAGGGACTCGACCTGGCTCCAGAATTCGCCATCTACCAGCACCTTCTTAGCCCAGGTGTCCGCTGGGGCCCTAGGGCAGAGAGCAGCACTTTCAGATTCCACAGGCCACTTTCCTGACTGAGAAATCTCGTGGAGAACGCGTGAGATATCTGATGTTGTGTTTTTTAAGGAGTCTGCTATTTGGTTTATCAGTGAGGCTTCCAGAGCTATCTGATGGGAAAGGAGCTTCAGCTGCTCCTGCTCGGTCAGTTCCGGCCGGAGCAGTGGCTGCGAGATCGCCTTCCCTAGCTCCACGAAATGAGCTTCCTCTGGCTGGGCCTGGGCCCCACTGTCCACAGGAGCTGGCCAGGGGCTCGGGGCCTGGATAGCGCTGATGAGTGCACCCTCCACGCTGGCCAGGGGGCCCGCGCCCACGTCCTGCGCATCCTCTGGGGTGGTTGCTGGCAGGGATCGCAGCTGTTCTCGGCAGTTTTCTAAGCAAGCTAGAGCCTGGCTGTTTTTTACCTGGAAGTCGCCGAGCTCCCCGACGTGACTGTCAACGAGCTGGGCCCTCAGCTGTCTCTCTTGTTCCAGCTGGGAGGCCAGTGCTCCGACCTGCAGCAGGCTGGCGCGGAGCTGCTCGCGGAGCCGCGCCTCGGTGCCGGCCCACTGCTGGTGCAGTGCGAGCAGGGCCTCTTGGCTCTGGCCCTGCTGACTCTCCAGCTTCACTGTCACATCCTTGAGCTTCTCCTCCGTGATGTAGAGCTTGGTCTCCAGGGAGTGTATTATGGAGAGATACGTGTCGGAGTCGCTGGTTGCAGGGAGAGAGCTGGGGGTGGCTTCTGACGACATGCTCTCCTCTGAAGGCGAGCGGTCCTGGCTCGTGTCAGAGGACGTGCTGCTGGTCCAGGTCTTCTCGGACCCATCGGGATGCGTGTATTTTTGGCACTGAATCGTGGAGAACCGGATCCTTTGCCTTTTGACACCAGGAACTCCCTGGTCAGGTTTTGCTGTGCTTGGGGGGTGTCCCTCCCTGTCCAGCACCTCTGACTTCAGAGAGCccatgctctcttctctctggggGCTGCCGCTGCCACACTCCTCCCCTAGGGCCACCCCTGGGGCCTCGTCCTCGAGCCTGGGATGTGGGAAGGCCGGGGGTGTGCCAGCAGCTTGGAGCTGCAGGCCCGACAGCATGGTGCcgtcctctgcctcttccaggcAGCTCCGTGGCTCCTCCACGTCCTCTGAAGACTCCTTTACAAATCTccttaaaatttcttcctttgcctggagcttcatttctgtttcctctaaGCTGCTCCCCAAGGCAACCATTTTAACCAAAGCCTCATTGAGGTCCTGATCTTTCTTTTCCAGAACCTTCTCGTGCATCTCCTTGATGCACTTtagctcttcctccttttccttcagcAGCGTGTGCATGCTCTGGAGCTGGCCGGCCACCCTCCTATAGGAGTGCTCCAAGCTCTGGTAGTCGgcctcccttcccctcagcttCTCCTGAAGCTCGGCCATGTCCCCGTCAGACAGGGCGACACGATCCATCAGCTCTTGGAACCGCTGCCTGATCAGGTCCCGCTCATCTCTGAGGCTCTGGACGTGCTCGGCCAGCTTTTGGATGCTGGCCTCCTTCATCTCCAGCTGCTCCTCCAGCTGGTGGACCACCTCGCTGCCCTCGCACTTGGcgctcagcttctccttctggaGGACCTCCATCTGCTGCTCGTGGTCCTGGAGCTGGTCCTCATAGGCGCTGGCCTTGTCCTCCACCTCCTTCAGGTTCTGCAGCagcacctgcttctccttctcgcAGCTCTCCAGCAGCAGCTCGTAGTTCCTCTGCAGCTTCTCCTCCATCAGCCTCTGGGCCTGCTCGCTGGCGCCGAGCTGCTGGCTGAGGTCGGCGATGCGCTCCTGCAGCCTCTGCACCTCCTTCTGCCGGTCCCTCTGTAGGGCCTGCTGCGTCTCCAGGTCCCGCAGCTCCTGCGTCTTTTCCAGCAGCAGGGCCTCAGCGCTCTTGAGCTTCTGCTCGCTGGCCTGCAGCTGCCCGCTCAGTGCGGCCTCGCTGTGCTGCCATTCCTCCAGCTGCTCCCGGACCTTGTCCTTCTCCAGTTTCAGGTCACCCTTGAGCTTGGCCAGCGCCTGCTCCTTGATGGCGAGCTCGGCGGCGGCATTGCTGAGCCTCGCCTGGAGGCTCCGGATCTCGGCCTCATGGTGCCGGATCGCGTCCTTGGCCTCCCCGTAGCTGCGCTTCAGGGACTGGATCTGCTGCGTGACCAGCTCCTGGCGCTGGCACTGGGCCTCCAGCTCGCTTTGCAGATCCTGGTTGACTCTATGGAGCCTCTGCCAGGCACCGGATGGGGAGGTGGCCACTTCAGTCTTAAAAAAACCGATTAAATACTGGTTAGTACCACTCGGGCCTCCGAGTTCTGAGTGTCACACCTCTGGCCAGGGTCAACCACAGAAAAGCTTCTTGGTGGGTTTGCCTTTTATCcttggcataattttttttttttcaattaaaaaacaaatccaacaAATCATCTTAGCTTGTTTTGGGAAGTAGCTGCTTTTAGGTAAACGGAACACATGGACAGTCACATCGAACAGCTCTAACCAAGCAGCTTCTAGgataacaaaatcaaacagaaGTGAATAATGGAGTACACTGATGAGCAAAGGAAGACGAAGGACAGGAGAAcactgggaaggaggagagggggaggagctgAGTTTCAGGATCTGTTTGTTTTGCAAAAACAAAAGGTAGAAGACTCTAGGCAACAAACCCTAACAAAGCCGGGACGAGGGGGGTTGCGGGGGTTGCGGTGGCGGTGCCACTTCCTTCTAGGacggggagagaaggaagggaggcaaCCGCCCGGGATGCCAGTGAGGTGACATCTGAAGTGTTTTCCTTTGGGAAGTGGAGCCCGTCCTCTACAGTAACAGGAAGAACTAATCTCTACCTGCAAGAAGACAAAATGAGGGAAAACGGAAACCACGGAGTAAAACATGATAAtcaacaaaacaagcaaacctTCGTGGAATTCAAAGCAAGAGAGTGAAATATGCAAGACACAAaacacaaatgaaacaaaactcccCAAACTGAAAGGCATGCAGAAGAGACAGAACTAATTAATGCCAGGGCAAAACCAACATGAACAAGAGTGAGAAGAGCCCAGCCTAAGAATTTGGCTTGCCTGTGGCTCGCTCTAGGTCTGGTCTGCTGGCAGGGAAGCCACAGATGTGACACTCAGTTATAGTCAAGTTACATACACTCCACGCTCCACATCCAAACCATGCAAGCTCCTCCTCCCAGCACCATTAGTGCAGTGCCCACCCTGAATGGCTCTCCTCCTGACCCTGAACCCCAAAGGCCCCTTGCTCATGCCGAATGACTTGGGGATAAGCATTTTCAAAGCACAAAGGGAGGTTACAAGTCACCCGTTGTTAGACCTAGTGGGGAGGTTTGAAGGCTGACCAGCCCTGTCCAGCTGAGGCTGCAGGGGATGGCCCCGGGccctctgcctggggctctgctgcAGGCTCATGCAATCATCCAGGTTAGACACAGAGACAGGTTCTTAGGTTAGCAATGTGCAAAATCTGCTGCTAGTATCTTTACCACCAGATGTGAAGTGAATTCATGCAGGTTTAAAAAGATGCTCCCCAAACCTCGAAAGTCTGCACAAAATGACCCAGGAAACATACACAGGAAAGGGGGATGCCCACCACCACCAGTCCCTTGTGCCTGAGAATAGGACCTGGGCATGGCCATTCCTTGGCTGAAGGGGCTGGGGAGGACCAGGGCACAAGGGGCACCCAGGGCCATGGTCAAAGccaggggagaaagaggaggcagagggaacatgCAACAAATAACAGCACGGAGACAGGAGGGAAGGTAAACTCTGCCCAGAGGCTCATGTGCTGCCTGGGTTGAGTTGGCCCACGGTGGCCAGGGTGCTGTGGTCTGGAAACGTCAATGCAGACACTTATCAGAGAGACTCAGGGTCCCTGAGAGCTGGAAAGGCCCTTGGGGTCAAGTTCTAAGTCTACACAGGCAAGGAGGCTGAGGTTGCAGGGGATGGCACCACCTTCTACTGGTCGGTGGCGGGACCCTGACTGGAGTGCTGTGTCCTCAGCCTTGGCTGGGAGCTCGAGTTCCCTATTCCCTCAACCTTCTGCACTTCTGCAGCACTGCTCTATCCGCCACCCTCTCTGCACCAGCATATCAGCATGATGGGGCATGAGTGTGTTGTTTTGTGCCCCAGAACTCAGGGCCAGAATGGTATAGGACAATAGGTTCCCACTGGCTAGACACCAGGGCAGCACCCACTGCTTGCTGGCTGGCATGTGGGCGTGGAACTCACTGCCGGAGCATGGGTTTGGGTCTCAGCTCAGGACTCAGGCTGCTGCCCTTCTCATTAGACTCTCCATTAGGCTGCTGGGAGAGTTGGCCGATGGCCGGGTGGCCACTTTCCCCCGGCACCTCAGCCGAGGCAAAAAATAAGGGAGCCACTAGGCCAGTGCTAATGGCCCCAGACTGCCCTGTAGGTGTGCTACACAGAAGGTCAAGGATGGTTCTAAGTCTGCCACCACCTTGGTGATAAGGAGGCACTTGGCTGCTACTACTCAGGCTCTTCAGTGGGGACAATGGACCTAGTACGGCTGTTTGTGAAAGCACGTAGAAACGACACGCAGACATGTGATactgataataaatatatattgggtACTCTGAGAGCCAAGAGGAAAGATGATCAGGATGATTTCattaggaaacaaaaagaaaaacccttgGAAACAGAGGTTTCAGGCAGATTCTCCACAACGTCCTACAACGGTGAGGTTAGAGGACCCGCCAGCCTGTGGGCCGTGGCGCTGCGGCAGAGCCCGGCGGGGGCGGCCCTGGGGACAGGCTGGCCCTGCTCAGCCAGGTTTTGCACATTCCTAGCCTCCCTGGGTCCTCACGCTGAAGCCCAAACGAACAAGGGCAGCAGCAGCCCCTCAGCCCTACCTGCAGCACGTAGCCCTCCCGGGCGCTCTGCTCCCGGCCCAGAGCCACCCTCAGCTGGTCCTGCAGGAGCCGGTTCTGCTCCAGAAGGTCGGAGGCCTCCTTCTGGCTCTGCTCCAACTGTTGGGAAAGAGACACGCAGTTTTGAGCACAGGGACAGCAAGGACCAGAGGCAGCAGCTCAGCATGGGCTGGCAGTGGTGTTTCTGGCTCTTGTCAGACTGGCGCACACAAGACACCTGGGCTGGCCTGCCCTGTGGCTATGTTTCAGGGCACGTGCTGATTTGGTCTTTATCTGCGGCATCTGGAACTGAGGGTTCCAGCTCAAGCCGTATATGACAGCACCACACCTGTTACCCGGGGCACCCACGGAATTCCCACGTGCCCGTAAGGATGTGGGGAGCAGACCCCACCAGGAGATGCGGGCTTTGCGCCTGTGTCAGAAGACCACCCCGCTGGGTCCTGCGGTTTCCTCAGTGTGGTCAAACAGGCCGGAGCTGCCCCTGGAAGCCCTCACTTCAGGCCCTGCCATGGCTTCCGCTCAAACGGCTGCTGTTGACCCCTCTTAACGTGACGGATTCCATGCAAGCTGTTTGTGGGAAGGGTTCCATGAGATGTGTGAAGCGAGCAAGCCACCTCCCACTCTTCTGCTTTCAGTGGCTTTGAATTGAgtaatccatccatccacctcTTCCCTGAACCCTCCCTCAGGTGCCTACTGGATGCTGGCTtgcaagggtggggtggggggcgctggaGGGGCAGAGCGCAGCCGGGCACTGCTGTGGGCGGCACTGAGACACCTGGCTCCCAGACTGCTGTCTGTGACAGCTTCATGGTCCAGTGTGTGACCTGCAAGCCAGCAGGCCCTCTCTGACAGTTTAGAGCAAGGTGAACATGAAGTTCTTTGCACCTTGCCTTTACCATGtctagaaatgggaaaaaattcgAGCGCTGGTGTTAATGATTCATGTTAGCTTCATAAATTTAACAGGAAAATCACAAGCGAGGGCAGGGCCACGTGCCATTCTTCACTTTCATTAGCTACTTCTGTAGAAGAATACATTTGAAACATACTCCTGAATGTTCCTAAGAGGCCAGTACAATGCTGAACCTTCTTGTTCAGGAAACTCACTGTTCAGATTTACAAATCCACTACCAAGTTTTCCAGATCTGATCTCTGGATACGCTACATCCCAGAGGGCCTGCTCTGGTGCCCAATGAACTAGTCAAGTTGGTGGCATGACGGCAATTGTCTGCCCAGCCTGCCAGATTCTTACCCCCTTCTTCCCCACGGCCTCTGTTTCACATTCTGAATATTCCTTAACATCCAGAatccagcctctgcctcctgctgcatgacctgcaccccccaccccagatcccATCAATGGTTACTGGGCTGCTGCAAAAGCCTCGGGGCTGGTCTCTGCCTCCAAGCTTTGGCCCCTCTGATCCAGGGCTGCCCACTGCATATGGAAACCTAACTCTGCTCatgcccctctcctgcctcaaATCTCTAGTTCGTGCCCATAACAGGGTAGGACAAAGTCTGCTCCTGAGTCCTGCATCCCATCGGCCTAGTCTCTGTCCATTCCTGGCTCTATACGGCAGTGTCCCTGCATGGCAAACACCTTTTCCTTCTGGAAAAGCCTGCCACCCTCCATGACATGGCACCCTCCTGTACCTTGTGCCTGCACTGTACTCTAAGGACCTGTCTGTccatgtgtctgtctctctgagcAGTCTGGACCACACGACCCTCAGTATTATGTGGCTGAACAGCTCTGGCCACCACCAGGTACAGCAGGTGCTGGGAAAGGCTGCTGCACAGAACCCCATCACCTGTCTGCCCATTACCTCCTTCTCCAGCAGAGAGGTCAGCTCGTGAGTGGAAAGCCGGTCACTTCCATCCTCGGAGGAGGACAGGTGCAGGGGGGCAATGGGCACCTGCTTTTCTTCCCGGAGAGGAGTGGTCTCCACCTGATGCCACCGCTGCTCGATCTCCACGTGGACGTTCTGTGTCTTGAGGTCAGCGGTCACAGGCAGCCCTGGGCTGCGGTCAACCTCCATCCGCAGGGCCATGTCGTCTGCCGCCGGCCCATCTGTAGCATCGAGCATCCCGAAGCGCTTACGGCGCTCTTCCCGCCGCCGAGCTCGCTCCCGCTCCAGCTCGCCGGCCTCAGCCTCGGGGTGGGCATCAGAAGCCCCAGTGGCACTGGCCCTCTCCTGAGCCAAGGCCTGCTGGATAGGGCGGAACTCAGCCCAATCAAAGGTCTTAGAGCGGCCCTCCCGCCTCCGCTCCCTAGCCCGGCTCCTCTTCTGCTCGGGGTCTGGCTCTCCACGCTCTCCCTCGGGCTTCTCACTCGGCCTCAGGCAGGTCTCAAAGGAGGAGCTGCTCCGGTTCTTTTCCTCTGGCAGTGAGCTGGGAGCAAGGGGCAGAGAGCCTGTCAGGTGCAGCTCCCGGTGACAGCCACCTGCCCCAGAGGGGTGCCTAGCTCTACCACTTCCTCCTTCTACGCTGCTATGGCTcccacaggggaggggaggaaaggacaCTTTCCCTTTACTTGTGTTCCTTCCACAGGGGGAACCTAAACCGGTTCTGAGTGGGGACAAGAAAGGAAGAGCCGCCATAGATGGCTCAGAGTTTCCAGTCTCAGACCTCAGAGGAAACCTGGACCGAGGAGGTGCTGTCGCCAAGTGTCACAGTGGAGGCTCCATCAGGCTGCACCAGGCACGGCCACCATCTAAATGAGGTCATGTGGGAGGCCAAGCCTATGGCGTGTGTGCTCCAGGCAGTGCTGACAGAATGGGTGAGACCAACCACTTCTCCCCAGAGGTTCAAGGGTTCTTTAACAAGTGGTAAATAACCCAGTCAGGTCTGCATTTTAAGAAACCACTCTGGTGGCTGGTGGGACAGATCACAGCATGAAAGGCCAGAGCCCACTGTGCCATGGGAAGAGAGATGGCCCAGCCGGCACCTATGTGCCTGCACCACACAGGTGAGTAGGGAGCAGATTCAAGGGCACCCCTCCTTGCCCAGTAAGGAGTCCATGCCTTTGTTCAATTTGCCCCAAAGCAAAGATTCCTACAGAGGACATCCCTGAGCAGAGGTGAGGCGGGAACATCAGCTGTGGTTTGAGGCCCCGGGAGCAGAGTGGCCCCTGGCCCTGGCCAAGGCGGCAGAACAGAGTTGGAAGCCACCCAGGGTCTTGAGGGCCCCAGCGAGGGTGGTGTTGGGGGCACctgtcactaattttttttttttttaaataggctccatgcctagtatggagcccgacacggggcttgaactcatgaccctgagattaagacctgagctgaaatcaagtgccAGCCTAAcggctgcaccacccaggagctccagggAGTGCCGGTCTTCAAATGGGAATCAAAGAGAAGGGAGCCTGGAGAAGAGGCAcccaagggaaagaaaacatggtCATCATCAGGCTTTGGGTCATTTGTCTCAAGTGCTTTAGGGTGGTGGGGCCTGCAAAGTGCCAATTTAAGACCATCTGAATAAAATGGTCTGTGCATTTGAATAAAAGTTCTCCAGCAGAGTCCTTCCAACACCACCCAACTGAGAGCTGACCCAGGCTCCCAACTGTGTGGGGCATTAGGGCCACATGGAGGGCTGGCAGCAGCAGCCATGGCTCTGTGGGAGGAAACTCCTCCAGTCCCAGGCAGGAAGGCCCTGCAACCCCACCACCGAAGCAGGGGGACTATGGGGCATCGCTCAAACCTGCACCTCTGACCTTTATATTTGCTTCCAATACCTTCTTGGGACTTGGCCCCGTAAGCACTAAAAAAAGTCCAAATTTTCCTCAAACTATGAAAGCCCACAGAAAACCAGCAGAGAAGCTAAAGACAAACTAGGGGAGGGTGAGGACCCCCTAAGTTTGAGATATACCAATTCTGAAGTAAATTCCAGTCAGGAAGGCAATCACTAAGTCCACCTTCCTACATAAAGGAAAGACCTGGTACCTGTGGGCCTGTGGTCCCTGCATGGACCCAGCGTCTGAGTGTGGCAGGGAACCATGAATGCCAGCCTGGGACATATGTGCACGTGCACATGCGCCATGTGTCCTCTTCACCTGTTCTGAGGCCAGTGCCATGAGCCAGCCTGGTGACGTCCCAAGCTGGCTTCCTCAGCTGGGCCCCTCAATCTGCACAGGGCCAGGCCCTTGTGGAGCAGCCAGGGCTGACTGGGACACAGCAGGCAGGGAAAGGCTGGTGGCCAGGACAGGACCTCAGGCCCTCTCATGTCCACCACCCGAATCACTGTTGCAGCAGCCTTGCCCGAGAACCCTGAGCTGCCTTTCTTGCTTTGCTAGCCTCACAAAGCTTTGGCCTGGGCTCCTGGCTAGAAGAGAGCCCCAGGATAGCCAGCAAGGCTGCCCCATGAGAATGAGGGCACCCCGCTCATCTCTGCAGGCAGGACGCACTCCACTCACAGATAAGCTCTCATAACAGGACACTTGAGAACTTGTCCCGGCCACCAACACCTTGACTTACTGACAGGAACAATCAACCATATATTCTGTTCACTTAATAAATGAGGGAATGAACAATGCCAACAGGGAGAGGAGATTCTGTTCCCGCTTTCTTGCTCAAAGAGCTGCAGCGTCACTAGGAAGTAGGCAAGCCCTTGACAAAGATTCGGCATGGCCATGGCTGCCCCAGGCTGCTGGGGGGCACACAGTGGGCCCTGGGACGCCACTCCACGTGTGaccaacaacacaagaaagaCACTTGAAGAGTCACGCAAAGTACGTGACCTGAAAAGCATAAATGGGACGTTCTCAGAAGAGGCAAAGGCTCCAAAGCCTTCAGCTGAGAATGACAGAGTTCTGGGCATCGTGGAACCAGCCCCACCCaccagaattttttctttttcttaaactagAAACAGCAGGTTCTAACttcagggcaggaggaggaaggcaca from Mustela nigripes isolate SB6536 chromosome 16, MUSNIG.SB6536, whole genome shotgun sequence includes these protein-coding regions:
- the MPRIP gene encoding myosin phosphatase Rho-interacting protein isoform X1, encoding MSAAKENPCRKFQANIFNKSKCQNCFKPRESHLLNDEDLTQAKPIYGGWLLLAPDGTDFDNPVHRSRKWQRRFFILYEHGLLRYALDEMPTTLPQGTINMNQCTDVVDGEGRTGQKFSLCILTPEKEHFIRAETKEIISGWLEMLMVYPRTNKQNQKKKRKVEPPTPQEPGPAKVAVTSSSSSSSIPSAEKVPTTKSTLWQEEMRAKDQPDGSSLSPAQSSSPSQPPAASTLREPGLESKDEESAMSSDRMDCGRKVRVESGYFSLEKTKQDLKAEEQQLPPPLSPPSPSTPNNRYSGPGPPSQELGHPLPSPGSRTPSRMVCSSSLGSLDVASRPPTHMDSDSAGGRGTERPGRTFAFKASRQYAALADVPKAVRISHREAFQVERRRLERRTRARSPGREEVARLFGNERRRSQVIEKFEALDIEKAEHMETNSSAGPSPSSDTRQGRSEKRAFPRKRDLPSEAPTAPLPDTSASPLSPHRRAKSLDRRSTESSLTPDLLNFKKGWLTKQYEDGQWKKHWFVLADQSLRYYRDSAAEEAADLDGEIDLSTCYDVTEYPVQRNYGFQIHTKEGEFTLSAMTSGIRRNWIQTIMKHVHPTSAPDVTSSLPEEKNRSSSSFETCLRPSEKPEGERGEPDPEQKRSRARERRREGRSKTFDWAEFRPIQQALAQERASATGASDAHPEAEAGELERERARRREERRKRFGMLDATDGPAADDMALRMEVDRSPGLPVTADLKTQNVHVEIEQRWHQVETTPLREEKQVPIAPLHLSSSEDGSDRLSTHELTSLLEKELEQSQKEASDLLEQNRLLQDQLRVALGREQSAREGYVLQTEVATSPSGAWQRLHRVNQDLQSELEAQCQRQELVTQQIQSLKRSYGEAKDAIRHHEAEIRSLQARLSNAAAELAIKEQALAKLKGDLKLEKDKVREQLEEWQHSEAALSGQLQASEQKLKSAEALLLEKTQELRDLETQQALQRDRQKEVQRLQERIADLSQQLGASEQAQRLMEEKLQRNYELLLESCEKEKQVLLQNLKEVEDKASAYEDQLQDHEQQMEVLQKEKLSAKCEGSEVVHQLEEQLEMKEASIQKLAEHVQSLRDERDLIRQRFQELMDRVALSDGDMAELQEKLRGREADYQSLEHSYRRVAGQLQSMHTLLKEKEEELKCIKEMHEKVLEKKDQDLNEALVKMVALGSSLEETEMKLQAKEEILRRFVKESSEDVEEPRSCLEEAEDGTMLSGLQLQAAGTPPAFPHPRLEDEAPGVALGEECGSGSPQREESMGSLKSEVLDREGHPPSTAKPDQGVPGVKRQRIRFSTIQCQKYTHPDGSEKTWTSSTSSDTSQDRSPSEESMSSEATPSSLPATSDSDTYLSIIHSLETKLYITEEKLKDVTVKLESQQGQSQEALLALHQQWAGTEARLREQLRASLLQVGALASQLEQERQLRAQLVDSHVGELGDFQVKNSQALACLENCREQLRSLPATTPEDAQDVGAGPLASVEGALISAIQAPSPWPAPVDSGAQAQPEEAHFVELGKAISQPLLRPELTEQEQLKLLSHQIALEASLINQIADSLKNTTSDISRVLHEISQSGKWPVESESAALCPRAPADTWAKKVLVDGEFWSQVESLSKHLGTLGGEAAGTAGGGQQSVPPALVPALADATWVRAELSFALQSVRESFHRRLQSIQETLQGTQVALRQHKRVLGDILGAYRTPDFERVMQQVSEALKLPAGIEGGMQASWDPSPLGEVLTPQEAASSREPFYMSDQSSGALVTIQEELALQLKDKASLLGEISAALTSLSPVESVRDCQKLLQASQNLSYNTYLGGLGQYSSLLVQDAIIQAQVCYAACKIRLEYEKELRCYKESWQGTGASCQEHEQAIGALREEYEDLLRKQKSEYLEVIAIVERENAELKAKVTQLGHQQRRLEEVESKHSENMFALQGRYEEEIRCVVEQLNRAGDTLQAEHSRVLSQLDASVRDRQDMERHHVEQMQSLEDKFQLKIKELQTIHEEELRTLQEHYSQSLRGLQEALRHYQRQLPEAPPAPEPPGSPHQCPSSSWPASQSRGALQATKGEADSMTGLRERIQELEAQMDIMREELEHKDLEGDAATLREKYQKDFENLKATCERGFAAMEETHQKKIEDLQRQHQRELEKLREEKDRLLAEETAATISAIEAMKNAHREEMERELEKSQRSQISSINSDIEALRRQYLEELQSVQRELEVLSEQYSQKCLENAHLAQALEAERQALRQCQRENQELNAHNQELNNRLAAEIARLRTLLTGDAGGEAAGSPLTQGKDAYELEVLLRVKESEIQYLKQEISSLKDELQTALRDKKYASDKYKDIYTELSIVRAKADCDISRLKEQLKAATEALGEKSPENTPVSGYDIMKSKSNPDFLKKDRSCVSRQLRNIRSKSLKEGLTVQERLKLFESRDLKKD